In a single window of the Vibrio celticus genome:
- a CDS encoding ABC transporter ATP-binding protein — protein MSDRAILKVNNLSVSFKTNDGIIDAVKKVNFTLNSSETLAIVGESGSGKSVSSNALMRLLPDNAIIDKQSDIEFEGESILGKTEREMQSIRGDRIGMIFQEPMTSLNPYLRVGIQVAEAIMCHRKVSKAKQRVLELFNLVHLPMPEQAYTKYPHEFSGGQLQRIMIAMALINEPDILIADEPTTALDVTVQAEVLSLIKEIQGKMGMAILFITHDLGVVKHFADRVLVMCKGELVEEGQTQELFDNPKHDYTRMLINSIPKGAKVPVEATAPELLCADDIRVQFLVKSHFIKNKSQYFEAVKGISLNLKQGETLGIVGESGSGKSTLGRALIGLLPSSGRIVYKGQDVSLLNDKERHKLKKDVQMVFQDPYGSLSPRMTVGEIITEGLTVHQPHLTKKERLERARKALIEVRLEPNSINRYPHEFSGGQRQRIAIARALILEPSFILLDEPTSALDRSVQLTVIDLLKDIQAKHNIGFLFISHDLSVVKALSDRVLVMQKGEVMEEGAAEEIFNAPKNDYTKKLIAASFDLENKSKKNAA, from the coding sequence ATGTCGGACCGGGCCATACTTAAAGTCAATAACCTCTCCGTAAGTTTCAAAACCAATGATGGAATCATTGATGCGGTCAAAAAGGTTAACTTTACCCTTAATTCAAGCGAAACCTTGGCCATTGTTGGTGAATCAGGTTCAGGTAAATCCGTCTCTTCCAACGCGCTGATGCGTTTGCTGCCTGATAACGCGATTATTGATAAACAATCAGACATCGAGTTTGAGGGAGAATCGATTCTTGGAAAAACTGAGCGAGAAATGCAGTCGATTCGTGGCGATAGAATCGGCATGATCTTTCAGGAGCCGATGACCTCTCTCAATCCTTACCTTCGTGTTGGCATTCAAGTGGCAGAAGCCATTATGTGTCATCGCAAGGTATCAAAAGCAAAACAGCGCGTACTAGAGCTCTTCAATCTGGTTCATTTACCAATGCCAGAGCAGGCTTACACCAAGTATCCGCATGAATTTTCGGGTGGTCAGTTACAGCGCATCATGATCGCAATGGCACTGATCAATGAACCGGATATTCTAATTGCCGATGAACCCACCACTGCATTGGATGTGACTGTTCAGGCGGAAGTACTTTCTCTTATCAAAGAGATTCAAGGCAAAATGGGTATGGCGATTTTGTTCATCACCCATGACCTAGGCGTCGTGAAACACTTTGCCGACCGTGTACTTGTCATGTGTAAAGGGGAATTGGTTGAAGAAGGGCAAACGCAAGAGCTGTTCGATAACCCTAAGCACGACTACACGCGCATGCTGATTAACTCTATTCCGAAAGGCGCTAAGGTTCCTGTTGAGGCGACAGCCCCAGAGCTATTGTGTGCTGACGACATCCGAGTTCAATTCTTGGTGAAATCACACTTCATCAAGAATAAAAGTCAGTACTTCGAAGCTGTAAAAGGCATTTCGTTGAATCTTAAGCAAGGCGAAACGCTAGGCATTGTTGGTGAATCTGGTTCAGGTAAATCAACCCTTGGACGTGCATTAATAGGCTTGCTGCCAAGCAGCGGACGCATTGTTTACAAGGGCCAAGACGTTAGCTTGTTGAACGACAAAGAGCGTCACAAGCTCAAAAAAGATGTGCAGATGGTGTTCCAAGACCCTTATGGTTCTTTATCACCGCGCATGACGGTTGGGGAGATCATCACCGAAGGCTTAACGGTGCATCAACCTCATCTAACCAAGAAAGAGAGATTAGAAAGAGCGCGCAAAGCGTTGATTGAAGTTCGTTTAGAGCCAAACTCAATTAACCGCTACCCGCACGAATTCTCAGGTGGACAAAGACAACGTATCGCGATTGCTCGCGCGCTGATTCTTGAACCTTCTTTTATTTTGCTGGACGAACCAACTTCGGCACTCGATCGCTCAGTACAACTGACCGTGATTGACCTACTCAAAGACATTCAAGCTAAGCACAATATCGGCTTCCTATTCATCAGCCACGATCTCTCGGTAGTGAAAGCACTGTCGGATCGTGTATTGGTGATGCAAAAAGGCGAAGTGATGGAAGAAGGGGCTGCAGAAGAGATTTTCAATGCGCCGAAAAACGACTACACCAAGAAACTGATCGCAGCGTCATTCGACTTAGAAAATAAATCGAAAAAAAATGCCGCTTAA
- a CDS encoding alkaline phosphatase, whose protein sequence is MKFFYNSPLVLSAMTLAILSGCNETKTEYVDREIAESIDSGPYGCTDAEIAEAPNKDCRLYIKGSMNSWSARPEAQFHYQGDGMHIALFKMESGSYSFKLSDPDWSEERDIAISKEQDSSVTTDVLYELQRKYDEFENQNMDIAVDGQDQIFKFSLDASSGVNNPTIYIENITDSDVEALTSPVYLSGNFNDWDTPDAYQFDYMGAGNYQATVSFEQDQDIQFNLVQNVDGNELVYGALKNQLIDLKEGASALTTYPGGVIHSSVVAGTYVFGISTLGDGQLAIPVSISKVRANSGYDKVTAIDTPINLGADGSTHTVNYDWQTDSSFVGVDLQDDTRHDNEQFRQIATADSQGRYQVTLTANKGLDSETVDQHDVDVVEMTPTNNVILMIGDGMGYAQLDVTRAFNGQALFMDSASHVGQIHTASADTLGYEKLAGLGMQYYTDSAAAATAMSTGVKVVSGTIAQARPGDGSDLETILEAAQKMGKSVGVVATSHCVHATPAAFVAHGPNRNDFEQLSDSMFGDVQPNLAICGSKQVKDVDVISRAAKDNGYTVVKNNTEMLKAVETLPEQDPNASIKFAAIFGEDEIPYVFPTEYQAQQGWNYESLDIPHVEEMTKVAIDILSRNPNGFFLMVEGSQIDFAGHINDEKRMIHETIKFDQSVKSAVNWAETRDDTMVIVTADHETGGLELLKTNGAGEVPEVSWLWGNHTNVPVPIMAWGVNSDVVHGRSVDNTSVHSIMHGALSSN, encoded by the coding sequence GTGAAATTCTTTTACAACAGTCCACTCGTATTGTCAGCAATGACACTAGCGATACTTTCTGGCTGTAACGAAACTAAGACTGAATACGTAGACAGAGAAATTGCTGAAAGTATCGATTCTGGCCCATACGGTTGTACTGACGCTGAAATAGCAGAAGCGCCCAATAAAGATTGCCGTCTCTACATTAAAGGTTCGATGAACAGCTGGTCTGCACGACCTGAAGCACAGTTCCATTATCAAGGTGATGGGATGCACATAGCACTGTTTAAAATGGAATCAGGAAGTTATTCCTTCAAACTTTCCGACCCAGATTGGAGTGAAGAGCGTGACATCGCGATATCGAAAGAACAAGATAGCTCGGTAACCACTGATGTGTTGTATGAACTTCAGCGAAAATATGACGAGTTTGAAAACCAAAACATGGATATTGCTGTTGATGGCCAAGACCAAATCTTTAAGTTCTCCCTTGATGCGAGCTCTGGCGTCAACAACCCAACTATTTATATTGAAAACATCACGGATTCTGACGTTGAAGCGCTAACCAGCCCAGTCTATCTCTCTGGTAATTTTAACGATTGGGATACACCTGACGCTTATCAGTTTGACTATATGGGTGCTGGCAACTATCAAGCAACAGTGTCTTTCGAGCAAGACCAAGATATCCAATTCAATTTAGTTCAAAACGTTGACGGCAATGAATTGGTTTATGGCGCACTAAAAAATCAGCTCATCGATCTAAAAGAAGGAGCTTCGGCACTGACCACCTATCCTGGTGGCGTGATTCATTCTTCTGTCGTGGCTGGTACTTACGTTTTTGGTATCTCAACGTTGGGGGATGGACAACTCGCTATTCCAGTATCAATTTCTAAAGTTCGTGCTAACTCGGGTTATGACAAGGTTACTGCTATTGATACGCCGATCAATCTTGGTGCCGATGGTAGCACGCATACGGTGAACTACGACTGGCAAACCGACTCAAGCTTTGTTGGTGTTGATTTACAAGATGACACAAGGCATGACAACGAGCAGTTTCGTCAAATCGCCACCGCCGATTCGCAAGGCCGTTATCAAGTCACACTGACCGCCAACAAAGGGCTTGATTCTGAAACAGTCGATCAACACGATGTTGATGTGGTTGAGATGACACCAACAAACAACGTGATTCTAATGATTGGCGATGGTATGGGTTACGCACAGCTTGATGTAACTCGCGCGTTCAATGGTCAAGCACTGTTTATGGATTCAGCGTCTCATGTCGGTCAAATTCATACTGCTAGTGCTGATACGCTCGGTTATGAAAAACTAGCAGGGCTTGGTATGCAATACTATACCGACTCAGCGGCAGCTGCGACAGCAATGTCTACTGGCGTGAAAGTTGTCTCTGGTACAATTGCACAAGCACGTCCAGGTGATGGTTCAGACTTAGAAACTATACTCGAAGCCGCGCAAAAAATGGGTAAATCTGTCGGTGTAGTGGCAACTTCTCATTGTGTGCATGCAACGCCAGCGGCTTTCGTCGCCCATGGCCCAAATCGTAACGATTTCGAGCAACTTTCTGACAGCATGTTTGGTGATGTCCAGCCAAACCTTGCGATTTGTGGTAGCAAACAGGTCAAGGATGTTGACGTTATTAGCCGAGCAGCTAAAGACAATGGCTACACCGTAGTAAAAAATAACACTGAAATGCTAAAAGCAGTAGAAACACTTCCAGAGCAAGACCCTAATGCTTCAATCAAATTTGCTGCTATTTTTGGTGAAGATGAAATTCCTTACGTATTTCCAACCGAGTATCAAGCGCAACAAGGCTGGAACTACGAAAGCCTTGATATTCCGCATGTCGAAGAAATGACTAAAGTCGCAATTGATATATTATCGCGTAACCCGAATGGTTTCTTCTTAATGGTTGAAGGTTCACAAATCGATTTTGCTGGTCACATTAATGATGAAAAGCGCATGATTCATGAGACGATTAAGTTCGATCAATCAGTAAAAAGTGCTGTTAACTGGGCAGAGACTCGCGACGATACAATGGTGATTGTCACGGCTGATCACGAAACGGGAGGGTTAGAACTACTTAAAACTAATGGCGCTGGCGAAGTACCAGAAGTAAGTTGGCTGTGGGGTAACCATACTAATGTACCAGTACCAATTATGGCATGGGGTGTAAACAGCGATGTTGTTCATGGTCGCTCGGTCGATAACACCTCAGTACACAGCATCATGCACGGTGCTTTATCTTCTAATTAA
- a CDS encoding DUF3299 domain-containing protein, with translation MKKMINSFIVLGLMFSDTIHAEQAILSWLDMVPIEERHSSMPVSVNHEESLDARIPQSLVGKTISALNNTEQRIAGFVVPLEVNGNNIESFLLVPFFGACLHVPPPPPNQIVYVEQTIDYIDPWEPIVIDGTLKVTAQQQQEISSGYQLVPSGGIQLLKTL, from the coding sequence ATGAAAAAAATGATCAACTCCTTTATCGTGCTTGGCCTGATGTTCAGCGACACGATACACGCCGAGCAAGCAATTTTGTCTTGGCTTGATATGGTTCCAATTGAAGAACGTCACTCGTCAATGCCAGTGAGCGTAAACCACGAAGAATCGTTAGATGCTCGTATACCACAAAGTCTTGTCGGTAAAACAATTAGTGCGTTAAACAATACTGAGCAACGTATTGCGGGCTTTGTTGTACCTTTAGAAGTCAACGGGAACAATATTGAGTCATTTCTGTTGGTGCCTTTCTTTGGCGCTTGCTTGCACGTTCCCCCACCGCCGCCTAACCAAATTGTGTATGTCGAACAAACGATTGACTACATAGACCCGTGGGAGCCCATCGTGATCGACGGTACTCTTAAAGTAACAGCTCAGCAACAACAAGAGATCAGCAGTGGCTACCAGCTTGTCCCAAGTGGCGGCATTCAGTTGTTGAAAACGTTATAA
- a CDS encoding LacI family DNA-binding transcriptional regulator gives MRTKTKKTTVYDVARLAGVSPSTVSRFLNRTTYVSDDKSQNIEQAIKDTGYKPNFQMQENINRRSLTIGVLVQNPDSPYTCRILNDMEKTLIAQGYSLVIATGHWQKKLELHALEYLAKSNVDGMIIVTGSITKDDIAKYAQDIPIVAVGYDIVEDNVRSINIDNVLGGYMATLHLLQQGHVNIAHIKGLSSQPDSGNRFEGYKKALQEAGIKVMPKLVKQGDFSSETGYEKTVELIESKIYFSALFAANDQTAYGAIKALHDHGYKVPEDVSVIGFDDLPTSKYFTPALTTLRQPIEEIGEVCAQSILNLLSGERHEARLPPIDLIVRESTKSLYR, from the coding sequence ATGCGCACTAAAACAAAAAAAACAACAGTATACGATGTAGCAAGACTGGCTGGTGTTTCTCCCAGCACCGTGTCTCGCTTCCTTAATCGAACCACTTATGTGTCGGATGATAAAAGCCAGAACATTGAGCAAGCGATCAAAGACACAGGCTACAAACCTAACTTTCAAATGCAAGAGAACATCAACCGCCGTTCATTGACGATTGGTGTATTGGTACAAAACCCTGACAGCCCTTATACCTGTCGGATCCTCAACGACATGGAGAAAACTCTGATTGCCCAAGGCTACTCATTGGTGATCGCGACGGGGCACTGGCAAAAAAAGCTCGAGTTACATGCGCTGGAGTACTTAGCGAAAAGTAACGTAGATGGCATGATCATCGTGACGGGCAGTATTACCAAAGACGACATCGCTAAGTACGCTCAAGACATTCCGATTGTCGCGGTGGGTTACGACATCGTTGAAGATAATGTTCGCTCTATCAATATCGATAATGTGCTGGGTGGCTATATGGCGACTCTGCACTTGTTACAACAGGGACATGTGAACATTGCTCATATTAAGGGGCTTTCAAGTCAACCGGATTCGGGAAATCGCTTTGAAGGCTATAAGAAAGCACTTCAAGAGGCGGGTATTAAAGTGATGCCAAAACTCGTTAAACAAGGGGATTTCAGTAGTGAAACTGGCTATGAGAAAACCGTGGAATTAATCGAATCTAAGATTTACTTCTCAGCCCTGTTTGCCGCCAATGATCAAACGGCTTACGGTGCGATTAAGGCGCTACACGATCACGGTTATAAAGTGCCAGAAGATGTGTCAGTTATTGGGTTTGATGACTTGCCAACGTCGAAGTATTTCACACCCGCGTTAACAACATTAAGGCAGCCAATTGAAGAGATTGGCGAGGTGTGTGCTCAGTCGATTTTGAACTTGCTGTCAGGCGAGCGACATGAAGCTCGTTTACCTCCGATTGATTTAATCGTCAGAGAGTCGACTAAGTCTTTGTATCGTTAA
- a CDS encoding GH116 family glycosyl hydrolase translates to MNNKIPYTSYSGNSEHLCKKGDAVEFIQPWYTPISTTPENTGMAVGGIGNTFTLTPNGKTPNFSFIPGIFVDCSEQVINFNDFYASVMNVPTIDTLQVIDEQELSVHLNFYPALFDGKKIQSKNISNAINLIRAALKNGRFYQENKANFTKWNVEFSNKTQLLIEEDSDSIVCQLYVALDFFNGLLINDTTKLLSLTAGDNNDMDSVNGSDIEYQALYPLAEYKYSSFEDINIKRKVVSPIVKENKRLCSLPMHWNHFELTNNSSQTRVITLAQPLQNLIGSTYQKGRDGIQDSACTLSQNPIAQQHEVVNLKGESHSFTGVQLSSQSPYQSDIEGEVVFGVQADNHLTESGKVSISVKPTLYTSKSAQQTEFALKTGRTNTEFQTGIYTGREALSALVVVQVELEAGESVDLRFAQVMAHSKVMLNGWYSDKAYTQFYPQMQPALPMLEDVLPELEAIEQQIVEQQTAFLEQAQSKISQPESALRYATMAMNSLSFLAESTVWDKEDKFLVKECVDYPFFNSLDVYFYGSFSLLYLLPELDGCVMKEFSKAILAEDFTQRRYWEYEATPNAELIDDKYQGVRAIRGAVIHDLGSPFDIQPDAYSWHNVKEWKDLAPKYILMVYRHYQNTQDISVVKECWQAVTESIDFLSNLIAEGDDLPLTRGTDDTFDNLASHGISIYCASLWVAGLQAASELAKLMNESELASGYLTRSKKALATVEQSLWDEKEGYYHFFVTPVQAKHLTGSGYQALETLGLTLTGDAIADKNTLNAYLNETDTSINISKVSQRISKKRLLSETAPQAFTQEYLDLVPDSDNSFGDALLADSYLKLIGLEGIFPQENIQRALDYVYKHNFEINSPELGVANMTLADGSPHEAFQAQDVWIGVQFSVATALNLAGKSQQAETLMDTVYTALYDYSKIPFAAPEGFNCSVSVNEKDLIEAFKLSQNDAKNWLSVLKYQNCVLSDGRINPTLTKDTDNFVKMLSGEIPLEKLASLHKWLLSTGLKYTAGRYFRPGMIFAYLY, encoded by the coding sequence ATGAATAATAAAATTCCATATACGAGCTACTCAGGAAATTCGGAACACTTATGTAAAAAAGGTGATGCAGTTGAATTTATTCAACCTTGGTACACGCCAATTTCTACCACACCAGAAAATACCGGTATGGCGGTGGGCGGAATTGGTAACACATTTACACTGACGCCAAACGGCAAAACACCAAATTTCAGCTTTATTCCGGGAATATTTGTTGATTGTTCAGAGCAAGTTATTAATTTTAATGATTTTTATGCTTCCGTGATGAATGTGCCGACTATCGATACGCTGCAAGTCATTGATGAGCAAGAGCTGAGCGTACACCTAAACTTTTATCCTGCCTTGTTCGATGGCAAGAAGATCCAAAGCAAAAACATATCGAATGCGATTAACCTGATTCGAGCAGCATTAAAAAATGGTCGCTTCTACCAAGAAAATAAAGCTAACTTTACAAAGTGGAACGTTGAATTTTCAAATAAGACTCAATTGTTGATTGAAGAAGATTCAGATTCAATAGTTTGTCAATTATATGTCGCCTTAGATTTCTTTAATGGTTTACTAATAAATGATACAACGAAGTTATTATCACTTACCGCGGGTGATAATAATGATATGGATAGCGTTAATGGCAGTGATATAGAATATCAAGCTTTGTATCCATTGGCTGAATATAAATACAGCAGCTTCGAAGATATTAATATAAAGCGTAAGGTAGTATCTCCGATCGTTAAAGAGAACAAACGCCTTTGTTCTTTACCGATGCACTGGAATCACTTCGAATTAACCAATAATTCATCGCAAACGCGCGTGATTACGCTTGCTCAACCGCTACAAAACTTGATTGGTTCAACCTATCAAAAAGGTCGCGATGGCATTCAAGATTCGGCGTGTACCTTATCTCAAAATCCGATCGCTCAGCAGCATGAAGTGGTTAACTTAAAAGGCGAAAGTCACAGCTTTACCGGTGTTCAGCTTTCTAGCCAATCGCCTTATCAGAGCGATATTGAAGGCGAAGTGGTGTTTGGTGTTCAAGCGGATAACCATTTGACGGAATCTGGCAAGGTCTCGATTTCTGTTAAGCCAACGCTTTACACCTCTAAGAGTGCTCAACAAACAGAGTTCGCACTGAAAACAGGCCGCACAAACACTGAGTTCCAGACCGGCATCTACACTGGGCGTGAGGCTCTGAGCGCATTGGTGGTGGTTCAGGTTGAATTGGAAGCGGGTGAGTCTGTTGATCTGCGTTTTGCACAGGTAATGGCGCACAGCAAAGTCATGCTTAATGGCTGGTATTCAGATAAGGCTTACACGCAATTTTACCCGCAAATGCAACCAGCTCTGCCGATGTTAGAAGATGTATTACCAGAGTTAGAAGCGATTGAGCAACAGATCGTCGAACAACAAACGGCTTTCCTCGAACAAGCTCAAAGCAAGATATCGCAGCCTGAATCGGCATTGCGTTATGCGACGATGGCAATGAATTCATTGTCCTTCCTAGCCGAATCAACGGTATGGGATAAAGAAGATAAATTCTTGGTGAAAGAGTGTGTCGACTACCCATTCTTTAACTCGCTGGATGTGTACTTCTACGGTTCATTTTCATTGCTTTATTTGTTGCCTGAGCTTGATGGCTGCGTGATGAAAGAGTTCTCGAAAGCGATTTTGGCCGAAGACTTTACTCAGCGCCGATACTGGGAATACGAAGCGACGCCTAATGCCGAATTGATTGATGACAAGTACCAAGGCGTGCGTGCCATTCGAGGTGCGGTAATCCACGACTTGGGCAGCCCATTCGACATCCAGCCAGATGCTTACAGTTGGCACAACGTGAAAGAATGGAAGGACCTAGCGCCGAAATACATTTTGATGGTGTACCGCCATTATCAAAACACCCAAGATATCTCTGTGGTTAAAGAGTGCTGGCAAGCCGTAACTGAAAGCATCGATTTCTTATCGAACTTGATTGCTGAAGGTGATGATTTACCGCTAACCCGTGGTACAGACGATACCTTTGATAACCTTGCGTCTCACGGCATCTCTATTTACTGCGCGAGCCTTTGGGTGGCAGGTCTACAAGCGGCAAGCGAACTTGCAAAATTGATGAATGAAAGCGAGTTAGCTTCGGGCTACTTAACGCGTTCTAAAAAGGCGTTGGCAACCGTTGAGCAAAGCTTGTGGGATGAGAAAGAGGGTTACTACCACTTCTTCGTGACGCCAGTTCAAGCCAAGCATCTAACCGGTTCTGGCTATCAAGCTCTGGAAACCTTAGGCCTGACTTTGACTGGTGATGCGATTGCTGACAAGAACACGCTCAATGCTTATCTCAATGAAACGGATACCTCCATCAACATCAGTAAGGTATCTCAAAGAATCTCCAAGAAACGCTTGCTGAGTGAGACCGCGCCACAAGCTTTTACACAAGAATACTTAGATTTAGTGCCAGATTCCGACAACAGCTTTGGCGATGCCTTGTTGGCCGACAGCTACCTTAAGCTCATCGGTTTAGAAGGTATTTTCCCGCAAGAAAATATCCAACGCGCATTGGACTATGTTTATAAGCATAACTTCGAAATTAACAGTCCTGAGTTGGGTGTTGCGAATATGACGTTAGCCGATGGCTCTCCACATGAAGCATTTCAGGCACAAGATGTGTGGATTGGTGTTCAGTTTAGTGTGGCAACAGCGTTGAACTTAGCGGGTAAATCGCAGCAAGCAGAAACATTGATGGATACCGTGTATACCGCACTCTATGACTATTCGAAAATTCCATTTGCAGCGCCAGAGGGGTTCAATTGCTCTGTGTCTGTCAATGAGAAAGATCTTATAGAAGCATTTAAATTGTCGCAAAATGATGCGAAAAACTGGCTAAGTGTACTTAAATATCAAAACTGTGTGCTGTCTGACGGTCGTATCAACCCAACATTGACGAAAGATACTGATAATTTTGTTAAAATGTTGAGCGGTGAAATCCCATTAGAAAAGCTGGCTAGCCTGCACAAATGGCTACTGAGTACTGGCTTGAAATACACGGCTGGTCGCTACTTTAGACCGGGGATGATCTTCGCCTACTTGTATTAA
- a CDS encoding aldose 1-epimerase, with amino-acid sequence MFKIINEKFGNIDSVTLINHQHGIELQIINGFGAVINKYTVNNSPFSFICGYQNYDELINQHPFFSRSAKLFPFPNRLNLGRYSFDNQNHQLPANFPWSDHAVHGLLYNQPFSITNSVATEESASVTLQYQTSSLHPAFPFAFNLEVTFTIDITGKLTSSTTVSNLGDSAFPFGDAWHPYFSLGTELAQCGLAMSPCSEVIHENDLPNGEKLAFDCLSLGDSLTNQSLNHCFEFDSKATNQLAFTRSDSSAAIRYQQDASYPFVQLYTPTSEQSIAIEPMTCPADSFNNQIGLLTLSPNQSQTFTWQCQASYQPQ; translated from the coding sequence ATGTTTAAAATTATAAATGAAAAATTTGGAAATATTGACTCAGTCACATTAATAAACCACCAACATGGTATAGAACTTCAAATAATCAATGGATTTGGTGCTGTTATTAATAAATATACCGTAAATAACAGTCCATTCTCTTTTATTTGTGGTTATCAGAATTATGATGAACTGATCAACCAACATCCGTTCTTTTCCCGCAGTGCTAAATTATTCCCTTTTCCAAACCGTTTAAACTTAGGTCGTTACAGTTTCGATAACCAAAACCATCAACTCCCAGCTAACTTTCCTTGGTCTGATCACGCCGTACATGGCCTGCTCTACAACCAACCTTTTTCAATCACAAACAGCGTAGCCACTGAAGAATCCGCCAGTGTGACGTTGCAGTATCAAACGTCATCTTTGCATCCTGCTTTCCCGTTTGCGTTCAACCTTGAAGTCACCTTCACTATCGATATCACGGGTAAACTCACTTCCTCAACGACCGTCTCTAATCTTGGTGATTCTGCATTCCCATTCGGTGATGCTTGGCACCCTTATTTCTCACTCGGCACTGAGCTAGCACAATGTGGACTCGCTATGTCGCCTTGCTCTGAGGTCATACACGAAAACGACCTACCCAATGGTGAAAAACTGGCTTTTGACTGTTTGTCTTTGGGTGACTCACTCACCAATCAAAGCTTAAATCACTGCTTTGAATTTGATTCCAAGGCAACCAACCAACTTGCGTTTACACGCTCAGATTCGTCTGCCGCTATTCGCTATCAACAAGATGCAAGCTACCCATTCGTTCAGCTGTACACGCCGACTAGCGAACAAAGTATTGCAATAGAACCAATGACTTGCCCAGCTGATTCATTCAATAACCAGATAGGCTTATTGACGCTTAGCCCGAACCAATCTCAGACCTTTACTTGGCAATGCCAAGCCAGCTATCAACCACAGTGA